One genomic window of Vibrio parahaemolyticus includes the following:
- a CDS encoding TfoX/Sxy family DNA transformation protein produces MDMTDQAFFKYVRNFNEYQKRSMFGGIGLFSDDAMFALVSNDCCYLRGGNGLDEEFTLLNCEKYKHVKKQTTATVNYYDVTDLFESGFTGLDDLLRKSIDCSIKERKYQKSSASKRLRDLPNMQLTLERMVKKAGIDDVETFLELGPVEVFNKVRVAYGNDVDVKLLWKFAGAIDGVHWKLIQEPRKKQLLALCE; encoded by the coding sequence ATGGACATGACAGACCAAGCTTTTTTTAAATATGTACGCAATTTTAATGAGTATCAGAAACGTTCTATGTTTGGTGGTATCGGCTTGTTTAGCGATGACGCCATGTTTGCGCTTGTCAGCAATGATTGCTGTTATTTGCGCGGCGGTAATGGTTTAGACGAAGAATTTACTCTGCTTAATTGTGAAAAATACAAGCACGTCAAAAAACAGACGACGGCTACTGTAAACTATTATGACGTAACCGATTTATTTGAGTCCGGATTTACTGGTCTTGACGATTTGTTACGCAAATCTATTGATTGCTCAATTAAGGAGCGAAAATACCAAAAGTCTTCTGCAAGTAAACGTTTGAGAGATCTACCGAACATGCAGCTTACATTAGAGCGCATGGTTAAAAAGGCGGGTATTGATGATGTTGAAACCTTTTTGGAACTTGGTCCAGTTGAAGTGTTCAACAAAGTAAGAGTTGCTTACGGCAATGATGTTGACGTTAAACTGCTGTGGAAGTTTGCTGGTGCCATTGATGGTGTGCACTGGAAACTAATCCAAGAGCCACGCAAAAAACAGTTACTGGCACTGTGTGAATAA
- a CDS encoding aspartate:alanine antiporter, translating to MNIDVVQLLDQNPILLIFVVLAIGLAIGKIRFGNLQLGNSIGVLITSLIMGHLGFSFNAEALTIGFMLFIYCVGIEAGPNFFGIFFRDGKHYFILSMTVLVAAVSLTYGLSHYFGLDFGLSAGMMAGALTATPVLVGAQDALNSGLATIPRNMDFSLVLENLSVGYAMAYLIGLISMIMFAKLLPKLQKQNLSDSAQQIAQERGLGNSSQRKVYLPIIRAYRVGPELIDWTDGKNLRELGIYRQTGCYIERIRRNGILAHPDGDAILQEGDEIALVGFPDSHARLDPSFRNGKEVFDRNLLDLRIVEEEIVVKSDAIAGKRLSDLNLSEFGCFLNRVVRAQIEMPMDLDIVLAKGDVLQVSGEKSRVHGLAEKIGFISIHSQMADLLAFCSFFILGIMFGLVTMTFGQVSFSLGNAVGLLLSGITLGFLRANHPTFGYVPQGALNMVKDLGLMFFMVGIGLSAGGKMFEHLTQVGPQVIGLAFIVSVVPVVIAYLVGAYILKMNRALLFGAIIGARTCAPAMDVVNEYAKSTIPALGYAGTYAIANILMTLAGTILIILS from the coding sequence GTGAACATAGACGTCGTACAACTTCTCGATCAAAACCCCATTCTTCTAATCTTCGTCGTATTAGCCATTGGCCTTGCCATCGGAAAAATTCGCTTTGGAAACCTACAGTTAGGCAACTCTATAGGTGTTCTAATTACCTCGCTGATCATGGGTCATTTAGGCTTTTCCTTTAACGCTGAAGCGCTAACCATCGGCTTTATGCTCTTTATCTATTGCGTTGGCATAGAAGCTGGACCTAACTTTTTTGGCATCTTCTTTAGGGATGGTAAACACTACTTCATCCTCAGTATGACCGTGCTTGTCGCTGCAGTGAGCTTAACTTACGGTTTAAGCCACTACTTTGGCCTCGATTTCGGTCTTTCTGCCGGTATGATGGCCGGTGCATTGACAGCGACACCTGTTCTAGTTGGTGCTCAAGATGCTTTGAACTCTGGTCTTGCGACAATACCGCGCAATATGGATTTTTCTTTGGTATTAGAAAATCTATCCGTAGGTTACGCGATGGCTTATCTGATTGGTTTGATCAGCATGATCATGTTCGCTAAGTTGCTACCAAAGTTACAAAAGCAGAACCTTTCAGACTCTGCTCAACAAATCGCTCAAGAGCGTGGCCTTGGTAACTCAAGCCAGCGCAAAGTTTATCTACCTATTATTCGCGCATATCGAGTTGGCCCGGAGCTTATCGATTGGACAGACGGCAAAAACTTACGTGAACTTGGTATTTACCGCCAAACGGGTTGTTACATTGAGCGTATTCGCCGTAATGGTATCCTCGCCCACCCTGATGGTGATGCGATTTTGCAAGAAGGCGATGAAATAGCACTGGTAGGCTTCCCTGACAGCCACGCTCGTTTGGACCCAAGCTTCCGAAACGGTAAAGAAGTGTTCGACCGTAACCTTCTCGATCTGCGTATTGTGGAAGAAGAGATTGTCGTTAAGAGCGACGCGATTGCCGGCAAACGTCTATCTGATTTGAACCTGTCTGAGTTCGGTTGTTTCCTTAACCGCGTAGTTCGTGCGCAAATCGAAATGCCAATGGATTTAGACATTGTTCTTGCCAAAGGTGATGTACTTCAGGTGAGTGGTGAGAAGAGTCGTGTACATGGCCTTGCTGAGAAAATCGGTTTCATCTCGATTCACAGCCAAATGGCCGACTTATTGGCGTTCTGTAGCTTCTTTATTCTTGGCATTATGTTTGGCCTAGTGACCATGACATTTGGTCAAGTGTCGTTTAGCTTAGGTAACGCGGTAGGCCTTTTGCTGTCAGGTATTACACTAGGCTTCCTTAGAGCCAACCACCCTACTTTCGGCTACGTACCGCAAGGCGCGTTAAACATGGTCAAAGACCTTGGTTTAATGTTCTTTATGGTCGGTATCGGTTTGAGTGCTGGTGGCAAGATGTTCGAGCACTTGACTCAAGTTGGCCCACAGGTGATTGGTCTTGCGTTTATTGTCAGTGTCGTGCCTGTTGTGATTGCTTACCTTGTTGGTGCATACATTTTGAAGATGAACCGCGCATTGCTATTCGGGGCGATCATTGGCGCACGTACTTGTGCACCGGCGATGGATGTTGTAAACGAATACGCGAAGTCGACGATTCCAGCTCTTGGTTATGCGGGTACTTATGCGATAGCCAACATCCTGATGACGCTAGCTGGTACGATTTTGATAATTTTGAGTTAA
- a CDS encoding MurR/RpiR family transcriptional regulator, with product MNTLEKIQKNLENFSKSERKVAEVIMASPQTAIHSSIATLAKMADVSEPTVNRFCRRLDTKGFPDFKLHLAQSLANGTPYVNRNVEEDDGPDAYTHKIFESTMACLDVAKNSLDPMQVNRAVDLLTQAKRISFFGLGASSSVARDAQNKFIRFNIPITCFEDIVMQRMSCINCSDNDVIVLISHTGRTKSQVEIANLARENGATVIAITAKDSPLEKASSLAITLDIPEDTDVYMPMASRVVQMTVIDVLATGFTLRRGTGFRENLKRVKDALKDSRYDKLSQY from the coding sequence ATGAATACATTAGAAAAAATTCAAAAAAATCTGGAGAATTTCAGTAAGTCAGAGCGCAAAGTTGCAGAAGTAATTATGGCGTCTCCACAAACTGCGATTCATTCTAGCATTGCAACGTTAGCAAAAATGGCTGACGTGAGTGAGCCCACTGTAAACCGCTTCTGTCGCCGCCTGGATACCAAAGGTTTCCCGGATTTTAAACTTCACTTGGCTCAGAGCCTTGCTAACGGTACGCCATACGTAAACCGTAATGTGGAAGAAGATGACGGCCCAGATGCTTACACGCATAAGATTTTCGAATCGACAATGGCGTGTTTGGATGTTGCTAAAAATAGCCTAGACCCGATGCAAGTAAACCGTGCGGTTGACTTGCTGACTCAAGCAAAACGTATTTCTTTCTTTGGTCTTGGTGCGTCTTCATCTGTTGCTCGCGATGCTCAAAACAAGTTCATCCGTTTTAATATCCCAATTACTTGTTTTGAAGATATTGTCATGCAACGCATGAGCTGTATTAACTGCAGCGACAACGACGTGATTGTTCTCATTTCTCATACTGGTCGCACGAAAAGCCAAGTTGAAATTGCGAATCTGGCTCGTGAGAACGGTGCAACTGTCATCGCTATCACTGCGAAAGACTCTCCATTAGAGAAAGCAAGTTCACTGGCTATCACTTTAGATATTCCTGAAGATACGGACGTATACATGCCAATGGCAAGCCGTGTCGTTCAAATGACCGTTATCGACGTATTAGCCACAGGCTTTACACTTCGCCGTGGTACAGGTTTCCGCGAAAACCTAAAACGCGTGAAAGATGCCTTAAAAGACAGTCGTTATGACAAGCTAAGTCAGTACTAA
- a CDS encoding GrxA family glutaredoxin has translation MFVVIFGRPACPYCVRAKEHAETLKAKRDDFNYRYVDIQAEGISKADLEKTVGKPVETVPQIFIDQEHIGGCDDFEAYAKEHLGLFDE, from the coding sequence ATGTTCGTTGTTATTTTTGGTCGTCCTGCATGTCCTTACTGTGTTCGCGCTAAAGAACACGCAGAAACACTAAAAGCTAAACGTGATGACTTTAACTACCGTTATGTTGATATCCAAGCTGAAGGCATTTCTAAAGCAGACCTTGAGAAGACAGTTGGCAAACCAGTTGAAACTGTTCCTCAAATCTTCATCGACCAAGAACACATCGGTGGTTGTGACGATTTCGAAGCTTACGCGAAAGAGCACCTAGGTCTATTCGACGAGTAA
- a CDS encoding response regulator, translating into MTKYLILCVDDEREVLDSVLQDLAPFEEHFIVEGAESVTEAKQVIEEMAEEEVQLALILCDHIMPEQTGISFLIELSQNGDTKAARKVLLTGQAGLEDTVEAVNHASLDYYIAKPWKGEELRQAIKSQLTAFVIENDDNLLSWTTILDSEAILNAMADRRASFGE; encoded by the coding sequence ATGACTAAGTATCTGATTTTATGTGTCGATGACGAACGAGAAGTCTTGGATAGTGTCCTTCAAGATTTAGCACCATTCGAAGAACATTTCATCGTTGAGGGCGCAGAGTCCGTTACGGAAGCAAAGCAAGTGATTGAAGAGATGGCGGAAGAAGAAGTTCAGCTTGCGCTGATTTTGTGCGACCACATCATGCCAGAACAAACGGGCATCAGCTTTCTTATAGAACTGAGTCAAAATGGTGACACCAAAGCAGCAAGAAAAGTGCTCCTAACCGGACAAGCGGGTCTTGAAGACACCGTTGAAGCGGTAAACCATGCTAGCTTAGATTATTACATTGCCAAGCCTTGGAAAGGTGAGGAGCTAAGACAAGCCATTAAATCCCAGCTAACAGCCTTTGTTATTGAAAATGATGACAATTTGTTGTCTTGGACGACGATTCTCGATTCAGAAGCAATCTTGAATGCAATGGCAGATCGCAGAGCCAGCTTCGGAGAGTAA
- a CDS encoding HDOD domain-containing protein, which translates to MEHLSFFWLPNNKDKLIQALESEFAQLVEQSISTGKISLPPIPDVVIKIQKLCIEENTTVSDVANCLLEDPGLAAIVIRVANSVIFNRRNITCSDLTTAVSRLGIFRVRDIVTAQAIEQLKHAVNLSKECNDILVKSAAVSRELGATMVLVVQEFHKHEPSVYTHLELEKALLVGLLADIGLFCLINEYHLYLDSGNYLDPDIALQIFQTRCSATSKLVLERWGFDNDFREVSSNEKFVTARPEVSYLDIARIANHLLMFRNQDERIDEHEVEFNLTGAEVLYDLSNMSDTDFRNEINAVLSASGL; encoded by the coding sequence ATGGAACATCTATCATTTTTTTGGCTACCAAATAACAAAGATAAGCTTATACAAGCGCTTGAATCTGAATTCGCCCAATTGGTCGAACAATCCATATCTACCGGTAAAATTTCGTTACCACCCATCCCCGATGTAGTCATCAAAATTCAAAAACTTTGTATAGAAGAAAACACCACGGTTTCTGATGTCGCAAATTGCCTTTTAGAAGATCCAGGGTTAGCTGCTATTGTGATTCGCGTAGCCAACTCGGTGATTTTTAACCGAAGAAACATTACTTGTAGTGATTTAACTACCGCCGTCTCTCGTTTAGGTATCTTCCGCGTTCGAGACATCGTGACCGCACAAGCTATCGAGCAATTGAAACACGCGGTCAATCTGAGTAAAGAGTGCAATGACATACTGGTAAAAAGTGCGGCCGTCTCTCGAGAGCTTGGCGCCACGATGGTGCTGGTCGTACAAGAATTCCACAAACACGAGCCTTCTGTTTACACACATCTGGAGCTGGAAAAGGCACTTCTAGTTGGCTTATTGGCCGATATTGGCTTGTTCTGCCTCATTAACGAATATCACCTGTATCTGGATAGTGGCAATTACCTTGACCCTGATATCGCGTTGCAAATCTTCCAAACTCGCTGCTCTGCAACCAGTAAGTTGGTGCTAGAACGCTGGGGGTTCGACAACGATTTTCGAGAAGTCTCTTCAAACGAAAAGTTTGTTACCGCTCGTCCAGAAGTCAGTTATTTGGACATTGCTCGAATTGCAAACCACTTATTGATGTTCCGCAATCAAGACGAACGTATTGATGAACATGAAGTGGAATTCAATTTAACAGGTGCAGAGGTCTTGTATGACCTAAGCAATATGAGTGATACTGACTTTCGAAACGAAATCAACGCAGTACTCAGTGCTAGCGGCTTGTAA
- the panP gene encoding pyridoxal-dependent aspartate 1-decarboxylase PanP — MVKEQKTADVSFESLLKIFTVPEGPDSTLTKIDESLSRNLNQFLREHIVAEEKPLREIEKDFSSAQIPEQPEFVSDHTEHLLDTLVSHSVHTSAPSFIGHMTSALPYFLMPLSKIMIALNQNLVKIETSKAFTPLERQVLGMLHRLIYGQNDKFYRKWMHSANHSLGAFCSGGTIANITALWVARNKALKADGDFKGVEKEGLFKAMKYYGYEGLAVLVSERGHYSLKKAADVLGLGQEGLVAVKTDANNRIVVDDLKAKIAELKEQNIKPIAVIGVAGTTETGNVDPLSQIAQVCQEHNCHFHVDAAWGGATLMSNHYRHLLEGVELADSVTIDAHKQLYIPMGAGMVLFKDPDAMKSIEHHAQYILRKGSKDLGSHTLEGSRSGMAMLVYAAMHIISRPGYELLIDQSIEKARYFADLIKQQDDFELVSEPELCLLTYRYLPPLIREALDKAEGTQKEKLNELINQLTQFIQKRQRETGKSFVSRTRLNPDQWQRMNTIVFRVVLANPLTTRDILSSVLDEQREITKQAPSLTAKIEEMASDILGA, encoded by the coding sequence ATGGTTAAGGAACAAAAAACCGCTGACGTTAGCTTTGAGAGCTTGCTAAAGATCTTCACCGTACCTGAAGGTCCTGATTCTACGTTGACAAAAATTGACGAAAGTCTCTCCCGAAACTTGAACCAATTTCTTCGTGAACACATCGTGGCAGAAGAAAAGCCTTTACGCGAAATCGAGAAAGACTTTTCTTCTGCTCAGATTCCTGAGCAACCTGAATTCGTGTCAGATCACACCGAGCACCTGCTAGACACGTTAGTGTCGCACTCGGTTCACACTTCAGCCCCAAGTTTTATCGGTCACATGACCTCGGCGCTACCCTACTTCTTGATGCCTTTATCCAAGATCATGATCGCGCTAAACCAAAACTTGGTTAAGATCGAAACATCAAAAGCATTCACACCTCTTGAACGTCAAGTTTTAGGGATGTTACACCGCTTAATTTACGGTCAAAACGACAAGTTTTATCGTAAATGGATGCACAGCGCGAACCATTCACTTGGTGCGTTTTGCTCTGGTGGCACAATCGCGAACATTACGGCGCTTTGGGTTGCACGCAATAAAGCGTTGAAAGCAGATGGTGATTTCAAAGGGGTAGAAAAAGAAGGTCTATTCAAAGCCATGAAGTACTATGGCTACGAAGGCCTTGCAGTTCTGGTTTCTGAACGTGGTCACTATTCACTGAAAAAAGCAGCAGACGTACTTGGCTTAGGTCAAGAGGGTTTAGTCGCGGTGAAAACCGATGCAAACAACCGTATTGTTGTTGACGACCTAAAAGCAAAAATTGCCGAGCTTAAAGAACAAAACATCAAACCAATTGCGGTTATCGGTGTCGCTGGCACAACAGAAACGGGGAACGTCGATCCTCTGTCGCAGATCGCTCAAGTGTGCCAAGAGCACAATTGTCACTTCCATGTAGATGCCGCTTGGGGTGGTGCAACGTTGATGTCTAATCATTACCGTCACCTTCTCGAAGGTGTTGAACTGGCTGACTCAGTGACTATCGACGCGCACAAACAACTGTACATCCCTATGGGTGCAGGCATGGTGTTGTTCAAAGACCCAGACGCGATGAAGTCCATTGAACACCATGCGCAATACATCTTACGCAAAGGTTCAAAAGATTTAGGTAGTCATACACTAGAAGGCTCTCGCTCAGGCATGGCCATGTTAGTGTATGCGGCGATGCACATTATTAGTCGCCCAGGCTACGAACTATTGATCGATCAAAGTATCGAGAAAGCGCGCTACTTTGCTGACCTCATCAAACAGCAAGATGACTTCGAACTCGTTTCTGAACCGGAGCTTTGCCTACTGACCTACCGCTATCTACCGCCATTGATTCGTGAAGCGCTAGATAAAGCGGAAGGTACTCAAAAGGAAAAACTAAACGAGCTCATCAACCAGCTCACGCAGTTTATCCAGAAGCGTCAACGTGAAACGGGCAAATCGTTTGTTTCTCGTACAAGACTGAACCCTGACCAATGGCAAAGAATGAACACCATCGTATTCCGAGTGGTACTAGCCAACCCATTGACGACCAGGGATATCTTGAGCTCAGTACTGGACGAACAACGCGAAATCACCAAACAAGCACCAAGTTTGACAGCAAAAATCGAAGAAATGGCCTCAGATATTTTAGGCGCGTAA
- a CDS encoding lysine exporter LysO family protein, whose translation MFSGMLFIFAPLVVGYLIPISRAALLEKINQSTSYLIYVILSLMGLSLAALDNLSSNLQSILLYAGTFFVCLSVCNLLALPIIDKIIPLQTNHNQNKLPLSSMALESVKLIVVVGGGLIAGLILPIGLEWVDTASEWILFLLLFFIGIQLRNSGLTLRQILLNKQGMAIAAIVIATCMLGGVIASVILDLPLYQALAMSSGFGWYSLAGILMGDAFGPVFGGASFLIELMRELIALVAIPLFIRSYPCTAIGYAGATAMDFTLPVIQTTGGVRCVPVAIVSGFILSLLVPVMMLFFVSLAS comes from the coding sequence ATGTTCTCAGGGATGCTATTCATTTTTGCCCCTCTTGTTGTGGGGTACTTAATTCCTATTTCTCGCGCAGCTTTACTAGAGAAAATTAACCAATCAACTTCATACCTTATTTACGTCATTCTTTCGTTGATGGGTTTAAGTTTAGCTGCCTTAGACAACTTGAGTAGCAACTTGCAGAGTATACTGCTGTACGCTGGTACTTTTTTCGTCTGCTTGAGTGTATGTAACTTACTCGCTCTGCCAATAATCGATAAGATTATCCCGTTACAGACCAATCACAACCAAAACAAGCTTCCACTTTCTTCTATGGCACTAGAATCAGTAAAACTGATTGTTGTCGTTGGTGGAGGCTTAATTGCTGGTCTCATTTTGCCGATAGGTCTGGAGTGGGTAGATACCGCGAGCGAATGGATCCTCTTCCTTCTGCTCTTTTTCATCGGCATTCAACTCAGAAACAGCGGTTTAACTCTGAGGCAGATCTTGCTCAACAAACAAGGCATGGCGATTGCTGCCATTGTTATCGCCACTTGTATGCTCGGCGGCGTTATCGCTTCTGTGATTTTAGACTTACCACTTTATCAAGCATTAGCGATGTCTTCCGGATTTGGCTGGTATTCATTAGCAGGCATTTTGATGGGCGACGCATTTGGTCCTGTGTTTGGTGGTGCGTCTTTCCTTATCGAACTCATGCGTGAGTTGATAGCGCTGGTCGCGATCCCACTCTTTATCCGTAGCTACCCTTGTACTGCTATCGGTTATGCGGGCGCAACTGCGATGGACTTTACGTTGCCTGTGATTCAAACCACAGGTGGCGTCCGCTGCGTCCCTGTCGCTATTGTTAGTGGTTTTATCTTGAGTTTACTTGTGCCCGTTATGATGCTTTTCTTTGTATCACTTGCTAGCTAG
- a CDS encoding ATP-binding protein, whose protein sequence is MNRYAVLCLDNNPISAEQFRLELSAFSSKFDIFSVESIEEAQSALEYLEEREQTVALVIASHHAHFNGVDFLIGLDKTPHTERARKILISCSSDIDAILTAVNEGRLDHCLTKPLPDNVLFNTAQKELTQFILRNCKEDLLSYSQILDQHKLLRAHIENQMSNYQAGFLHDYHSMSDNELAEQVISALQQFFKENDETKACRTYSPEHLLTVEGEPNSFLWFITSGEVALYKRDEQGMQREVVRHTKGNIVGGMSFVTGECSFSTALTLTETEVIKLDRNVFRKVMQSDSNLLPLFTNLLLRHFNRRLQRSINTKLQLQKTLESLESAHQQLIEREKMAMLGQLVAGVAHELNNPIAAILRGVENLTHTLEGLLTQLPTAEVQIKGVQLLTRAQTAKPASTAELRSRVKELNSTLPDRAIAKKVVNLGLESDSELVSQLAKKKDNASSTLETLEQYHQAGASLRSINVCAARIADMVKSLKGYARSDDERMHYADIHEGIEDTLVIFENKLKVHQVSTDYAPLPRMLCQPIALQQVWTNLISNAIDAFPEKGSLKIQTREVEKNQQSYAVISFEDNGCGIPDSQKKAIFELNFTTKKEGNFGLGIGLSICQQIVAAHKGWIDVQSELNAFTCMTVWLPVIEEGDET, encoded by the coding sequence GTGAATCGTTACGCTGTATTGTGTCTCGACAATAATCCAATCAGTGCAGAGCAGTTTCGATTGGAACTGTCGGCTTTCTCTAGCAAGTTTGATATTTTTTCTGTCGAGTCGATAGAAGAAGCGCAAAGCGCGTTGGAATATCTTGAAGAAAGAGAACAAACTGTCGCGTTAGTGATCGCCAGCCATCACGCGCACTTTAATGGTGTGGATTTTCTCATTGGGCTGGACAAAACACCGCACACCGAGCGCGCTCGTAAAATTCTCATCAGTTGCTCTTCAGATATTGACGCGATACTCACGGCCGTCAATGAAGGTCGTTTGGATCATTGTTTGACCAAGCCTCTACCAGATAATGTCCTTTTTAATACGGCTCAAAAAGAGCTGACGCAGTTTATCTTACGTAATTGCAAAGAAGACTTGCTCAGTTATAGCCAAATCTTGGACCAGCACAAATTGCTACGTGCTCATATCGAAAATCAGATGAGCAATTACCAAGCAGGTTTCTTACACGACTATCACTCGATGTCTGATAATGAACTGGCAGAACAAGTAATCTCTGCCTTGCAGCAGTTTTTCAAAGAAAATGACGAAACAAAAGCTTGTCGAACCTACTCTCCTGAGCATTTGCTGACGGTTGAAGGGGAACCTAACAGCTTTTTATGGTTCATAACCAGCGGAGAAGTGGCGCTTTACAAAAGAGACGAACAAGGTATGCAGCGAGAAGTGGTTCGCCATACCAAAGGGAACATTGTCGGCGGCATGTCATTTGTAACTGGGGAATGCTCCTTTTCTACTGCACTTACGCTTACCGAAACAGAAGTAATTAAACTTGATAGAAATGTGTTCCGTAAAGTAATGCAGAGTGACTCAAACCTTCTCCCCCTATTTACGAACTTACTTCTTCGTCATTTCAATCGCCGATTACAGAGAAGCATCAACACAAAATTACAATTGCAGAAAACACTCGAATCACTTGAATCTGCTCATCAACAACTGATTGAAAGAGAAAAAATGGCCATGCTCGGCCAGTTGGTTGCAGGCGTGGCCCATGAACTGAACAACCCAATAGCTGCGATTTTGCGTGGTGTAGAAAACCTCACTCATACCCTCGAAGGGCTATTAACTCAACTTCCGACAGCAGAAGTACAAATCAAAGGCGTTCAGCTTCTAACCAGAGCTCAAACCGCCAAGCCAGCCTCGACTGCGGAACTGCGCTCACGCGTCAAAGAGCTCAACAGCACGTTACCTGATCGTGCCATTGCCAAAAAAGTCGTCAATTTAGGCCTAGAGAGCGATTCCGAACTCGTTTCCCAGCTCGCCAAGAAGAAAGACAATGCCTCCTCTACGCTAGAGACGTTAGAACAATACCATCAAGCAGGTGCTTCTCTCCGTTCTATCAATGTTTGTGCCGCTCGCATCGCTGACATGGTGAAGAGCCTAAAAGGCTACGCGAGATCTGATGATGAACGCATGCACTACGCCGATATCCATGAAGGCATCGAAGACACTTTAGTGATTTTCGAAAACAAGCTAAAGGTACATCAAGTTTCAACAGATTACGCCCCACTTCCGCGTATGCTTTGCCAACCTATTGCATTGCAACAAGTATGGACCAACCTAATATCCAATGCGATTGACGCCTTTCCTGAAAAAGGGTCGTTAAAAATACAAACGAGAGAAGTTGAAAAAAACCAACAGAGTTATGCCGTGATTTCATTTGAAGATAATGGATGCGGTATTCCGGATTCGCAGAAAAAAGCAATTTTTGAACTCAACTTTACAACCAAAAAAGAAGGCAACTTTGGCTTAGGTATTGGACTGTCTATTTGCCAACAAATCGTTGCAGCACACAAAGGCTGGATTGATGTTCAATCGGAACTCAATGCCTTTACTTGTATGACCGTCTGGTTACCAGTCATTGAAGAAGGAGATGAAACATGA
- a CDS encoding iron-containing alcohol dehydrogenase, protein MFQFMTATRIIFGEGALQSSLSVINQFGYSVLLVTGKETQRATPIINYLKAQNMRYQHVAINGEPNITMVEETAVLGRKFQPDMVIAIGGGSVIDMGKALAAIIPNQGNVYDYVEVVGRNVPLKAKPIHFIAIPTTASTGSEVTRNAVLKSGQDKVKVSLRSPDMLADVAIVDPTLTYGTDQYTSGRGAMDAFTHLMEAYVCGEPNPLTDMVCEEGLRRLSRSVIAGCKQDNHKARSDLSFAALLGGMAITNAKLGAAHGLASALGGKLDAPHSVITARLAPHVMQENINAAKQAGRNDVINRYRKLAQLVTDRANANEHDGVLWVKMVLDKLELPLLGKFGVCQTSFEQVANDALKSVAIKGNPLPLNQERLVFILKQVCDCSGDCAAESTPHMSSVEVLESRSDLSSVNE, encoded by the coding sequence ATGTTTCAGTTTATGACTGCAACACGGATTATTTTCGGTGAAGGAGCGCTCCAATCTTCACTATCAGTTATCAATCAATTTGGGTATAGCGTCTTGCTTGTGACGGGAAAAGAGACTCAGCGCGCCACGCCCATCATCAATTATCTCAAAGCTCAAAATATGCGTTATCAGCACGTCGCCATCAATGGGGAGCCCAACATTACGATGGTGGAAGAGACGGCGGTGCTCGGGCGAAAATTTCAACCTGATATGGTCATCGCGATCGGCGGTGGTAGCGTCATCGACATGGGCAAGGCATTGGCCGCAATCATCCCCAATCAGGGTAATGTCTACGATTATGTGGAAGTAGTTGGAAGAAACGTTCCTCTCAAAGCGAAACCGATTCACTTCATCGCGATTCCCACAACTGCGAGTACTGGCTCAGAAGTGACTAGAAATGCCGTTCTTAAGTCTGGGCAGGACAAAGTAAAAGTAAGTTTAAGAAGTCCGGACATGTTGGCTGACGTTGCGATTGTCGACCCAACATTAACTTATGGGACAGATCAATACACATCTGGACGAGGCGCTATGGATGCATTTACGCATCTGATGGAAGCTTATGTGTGCGGCGAGCCGAATCCTCTCACTGATATGGTATGCGAAGAAGGGCTTCGTCGATTGAGTCGATCAGTGATTGCAGGCTGTAAGCAGGATAATCATAAGGCTCGTTCGGATTTATCTTTTGCGGCTTTGCTTGGAGGGATGGCGATCACTAACGCTAAGTTGGGCGCTGCTCATGGGCTAGCCTCTGCACTTGGTGGGAAACTTGATGCTCCGCACAGTGTGATAACTGCACGTTTAGCACCTCATGTGATGCAAGAAAACATCAATGCAGCAAAGCAAGCGGGCAGGAATGATGTGATCAACCGTTATCGAAAACTGGCTCAACTTGTCACGGATAGAGCGAATGCGAATGAACATGACGGCGTGCTGTGGGTCAAGATGGTGTTAGATAAGCTAGAATTGCCATTGCTTGGTAAGTTTGGTGTTTGCCAAACTTCGTTTGAACAGGTAGCAAACGATGCGCTTAAGTCTGTTGCGATTAAAGGTAACCCTTTACCTCTTAATCAGGAGCGTTTGGTGTTCATACTAAAACAAGTGTGCGATTGCAGTGGAGATTGTGCCGCAGAAAGCACGCCGCACATGAGTTCAGTAGAGGTATTGGAATCGAGAAGCGATTTATCAAGTGTGAATGAGTAA